TGTatcatgtatgtcaaaagaatgctggtgtagcgccaGTGTCGTACTGGCCTGGTACATGCTAAAGAATGCAGCatgatattttgcgatacagaaaAACATGTAGTGAGATGTTgcgatatgaaaatttgtagtgcgatttttgcgcacggtaatcgaaatacagccaaacccccctcccccctaaacacagaagttgcgtttaccgtgcgcgtgttttaattatccacggccccttacaACATTACAGTGTGCAAAGGATACAATCTGCTTGACAATTTCTGATGGGCTGTGCAGATCGATCACTCTCTTGTGGATGCGCATCTGGTACCGATCCCATGTCTTGGAACCTTCACCACAGGGTGTCTTACGTGTTGTAATGCGCAAAATTTTGGTCGGTAGACGTACTGGTCCTTTCACACGCAGCTGTTTATCCTTGGCACCACGAATCAGGTCAGCACACACTGTATGGAATTCAAACCCAAAATATATTACaggttaaggtaatatgcacctcgaaagtgaaagacttaaacttttgctctaactttcctcaaggaatctttcaatcattctctttcaaaatcaagaataaaaatagggggtcaccgtgcaaattttggtactagagaaacaaattacccaagatttaccgatattggaaattcaaaatggccgccatccctgtgttaactctatggagaaaagtaaaattttcgaatttcgaaaaactaagccggtgaaaagttttctttcaccaagagctttaaaatgaacccctacatgtggtatatcagaagagaattgtaaaagtttgagagtccgaatgtctgtccccgaggtgcgttctaccttaaactacAACACACAAATACTAGTATCAACATTTCTGATTGAAGTCTATCATGTCATTAGAATACAGTAATTGTGTAAAAATCTTACATTCCAATAATGACACTTAATTTGAAACAGGCTCTACTCAAAATTCATACATTCTTTAGAACAAATATAAACTCcacttttaaattttacgataccAGTATTGTCTCCTCACACGGCAGAAAATAGCATACTGAAGAAAGGAAGTTATTTCATGACCAAacttggaagcagtggccgactggttttgtgtgaggcctagcagctaggcgatgttgccgtgagtgtgtgggggttcgaatcccgtttgggttatagtaaaatttatatttctttaacctgagtggacagtcctgctggtggatatttacttgtccccgaggctgtctgatagctcagtataaagcttcgtgcttttctgattactatatgtgtgtgtactgtgtactgtgtctgtgtgtcgtctgctccacgcacaccgtgttgttcggtcgcgcacagaattgcaacatctaagtcggttactgtgactaactcttttgggttggaagcagtggccgactggttttgtgtgaggcctagcagctaggcgatgttgccgtgagtgtgtgggggttcgaatcccgtttgggttatagtaaaatttatatttctttaacctgagtggacagtcctgctggtggatatttacttgtccccgaggctgtctgatagctcagtataaagcttcgtgcttttccgattactatatgtgtgtgtactgtgtactgtgtctgtgtgtcgtctgctccacgcacaccgtgttgttcggtcgcacacagaattgcaacatctaagtcggttactgtgaccaactcttttgggttggaagcagtggccgactggttttgtgtgaggcctagcagctaggcgatgttgccgtgagtgtgtgggggttcgaatcccgtttgggttatagtaaaatttatatttctttaacctgagtggactgtcctgctggtggatatttacttgtccccgaggctgtctgatagctcagtataaagcttcgtgcttttccgattactatatatgtgtgtgtactgtgtactgtgtctgtgtgtcgtctgctccacgcacaccgtgttgttagGTCGCACatagaattgcaacatctaagtcggttactgtgaccaactctttgggttggaagcagtggccgactggttttgtgtgaggcctagcagctaggcgatgttgccgtgagtgtgtgggggttcgaatccgtttgggttatagtaaaatttatattttaacagtaacATATTTTCCATATGTAAAATTTAAACTTCCACCAGTTAACTTCTGGAATGACCCTCATGTTTTCTGTTGGAAATTTAAATCTCTTTTCAAGGATGTGTTGGAGACAGGTTAACCATTGTATCTTCCCGGAGTACTTTCGGAACACCTCATGTATTTCACATATGAAGTGTACCAGCATGCATTCTTTAGTACAGTATATAAGGAGTGTAatgcaaaacataattttgtttgtcaaaacGATGGAGCAGCTAAACTTTGCTATGTGTGACTACAGAATAAATGCTCTTCTTAGCATTATGGCTAAACTATTTCACTTCTAGAGCACAAGGACAATCATCATACCCTTTTCTAGACTTTTCACATTGCGACTGGTGAGAGTGATACGAATGCGGTGAATTGGAGCCTCCTCTGCTGGAGCTTTACCACTGTCTTTGAAATGAGACTGCAAGAACAACAGATGGAGATTATGAAGATGGTATACCCATGTCTGAGTATTCTAGTATGAAAACAAGAGAAGTGTCTGTACAAGACTTCAGACCTTAATCTGGCCATCCCAGTTCCTTGTTGATCACAATAGATAGCAATGGCTTTGGCTAAACCAAGGCAGTGGAAAAATAGGAAATCAATCTCACAGTGTGTGCTTTGCCttatatattccaaaaataATGGTAAGCTTCAAAAAAAGTaatgacagtgtttttgctaaggctGGGGAACATCAGTAATGGAtatgggaaccctggtaacatttctacCACCCCCTAATGtatttgcattgatatacccaggggaaccccggtaaaatgactggggaactcCGGTACATTTTACTTAggtaccgcccttaacaaaaacactgtaatGTCACAACTGGCTCCTGGTATTACAGTTCACAATTTAAGTCCACAATTTCTGAGCTGAATTTCATAATTTGATCATTGGCAAACTTGCAGATTGGACTGCCTTCCACAAGTTCtgtttaatttgatttgatttccaTTCAACATTAATTGGTGCTTTGAATATTAGggatgtttatttttgaaaaaatcaaatttatactttttagttttatagttttgaaattggtCGAATTTCTTGTATTTAAAGATTGTATGGGCACAAATGAGACTTTCAGAGTTACACAAAATTTAGTTCAAAAGAATACGATGTGTTTTAACACTTCATTTCCACACTGAATTGGTATAGGATTCATTTTGATACTGGACGTacgatgaaaacaaaaaagtttcaaattcaCGTAGGGGGTTCAACTTATGGTTGCTGCTGCTGTATTATTTTCAGTATGCCCAGTGTGTACGCTAGCGTGGCAATCTGCTTGCACACAGACATGGTGTGCACCAGGTTATTTGGAGCCCTATTCTGGCAATAGCAACCATATGAAGGGAGGGATATCTTGTAAAGAAAACTCCTAACATTCCATGCTATTGACAGTTTTTGAAATCTGCTGTCCCTTTCCCTGATATATGGTGAGATATTAGTGAAATTCATCTTTTTTCTCAGGTTGCACATAACGCACCATATTGCAGATTTGGTGTTTTCCAGAGGTAATATTACCGTAGAATAATATGCCTGTACTAATTACTACACATATATGTGAAACGACTACAGCTAGCCAGATAGTACGCTGTACCCTGGAAAGGAAACACCACTTAGCAGACTATCGGCCATTCTGCAAGAAACGGTCACAACTTTACTAAAGTCGTTGCACACTTTTTTCTACAACTCACCTCCATGATCATTGTCGTGGATGGCGTTTGCCAAGGCCATGTCAGGTTACTTCCATTACTTCCGGCCATATGCGCTCAACTTTGCATTACACGTGATCTATGATGAGCAAAACTTGGGTGCGATTTTTTCACATAAGTTTTGCAAAAAGAAGTAGAAAAAggcaacagacagaaagacaacaTATTCTTACCATGATCTTATATTCTGGCCGACGTAATCAATTGCTATGGACGCAATGAACAGCGGTGAGCCAGGAGCTTCGGTTACGCGTGTAGTCCAAGGGAACGAGCAAACCGTAAAAGGCTGATTGTGGATCTCCCACAATACAGTGCGACGAAATTATTTTGTTGATTGCCGGTGGCAGATTCGACTTAATTTCTTAAGATATCATTTgaagataaaaaaatatttcatataaaatttaaatttaaaaaagtaaatcagtttttgcaataaaaaaaattcaatactaGCCGTAAAAATGACGCTTCCGAGTTGAATAAGTGCTTTGCTGCTACGTAGATGAACTCATTACCGTCAATCTCCACGTTGGAATCCAAGATGGCGGAGAAGGTGAGTAGTTGTCCGTCAGGAAATAATTATCTACCAGTCGATTCAAATTGTTCTGGTACAGGTCACTTCTTGTTACCTCAAGGTATTTTGCGTCGATAAGAGGAGGCCCAAGTCTCGACTGTTTCCCTTTTTCGGCTCACATGAGCCGGTGACACGTTGCTAACACGCTATTGACTACGTGTTCAGTCCCGGCCCAATTTACCCGGTATCATCTGGTCGTGCCAAACCCAAGTTTTCCTTGAgtaattgttgtttatgttgccGGCGAATCTTACTCATACCAAGAATATTCAGTAATTAGACGGCAACCCAACTATAACGATGGTTCGGGATTGTTCGCTTGTAAAGCAATCGTGTGGTTTCGTATTACAATGTGAAAAGGGCGgttgcaataatatttttaggtTATTCCTCAGTCATAATTTCTATCATGATTTCAGATCTCACAGTTTCTTGATATTCctcgaaatattaaaatttactgTCCTATCGAGAGTTCATTAAACTTGTCTCAAGGTAGTTTGTTTTGGCTACACAATCATTGCTGATTTCATCGAGAAACAGTTATTTTATGAACTCTTCAACTATGGAgatttgttgtttgtggggcaaaaaaaagattttctctcATGCATGTCTTCGTTAAGTTTCTTGTCGGACGCGTTTCTTTTATAGGCACAATAAATctgcaaaatatttcagataACCAACATTCTTAACATATAAGACATCTGGCGTAGCTTTCTTCAAATAAGACAGCCAAGTCTATAGCAGACCTCTGCTTTAGAGGGGAGCAGTGAAAGTAGCGTCTAAGATATCACTTGGTTGATACGTGATATGATTATTCatattgaccaatcacagtttAAAAACTGTTGCAATGTTGCTGTTAATATTCAGGACACATGTATACTtgcaaagagaaaaaaaatctctgATCAAGGTCAATGGGCATCCtttgtattttgtgtgtgtggcaAAAGTACAAAATCCAATTTTAAATGTAAAGAGAAGACTACTCAACATTCTATGTTTAGAACAAATAGTACCTGTAGTATATACAACAAATCCTTCCAAGTTGTTCGAATTATCATTGATTTCAGAGTGCCCAGAAGCTTACATTCAAGCACCATCCTGCTATGCCAGTGAAATCAACACACAGCCTACAGTATATTCTGTTATTTATCCTCACAAATTAATAATAGTTTTGATATATGAATGAAACTATACTCACACTTTATACTTTAGTTCAGTTCTGATTTTGATGGGCTGACACTGTCACTCACATTTCCTAATTTAGATGTCCAAAATCGTTGTAGAAAACGATACTCCTGCATCAAAAATTGAGAACACTAACAGTAACATTATGTTTAATGTCAACTTTAGATCAATAGCCTTAAATGCTGTCAGTGGTAGGGTGCAGAGAGGGTACGTAgtaagtacatgtagtttataCATATTCTGGACACTTTTCTTAATGAAAATGATCAAGTTAAATAGTTCTGATGGACAGTTTGTATCACTGAAGAGACATAGTACAATGCAGACATATGTACAACAGCTTTTTACAAGTCATGAAGTAATTCAGATCAAACAACACAACAAGTGCAAATTGTCATTATGTGGCTGTAAATTCTAATACGAAAAAAGTTTCATTCCAAGAAATAATCATAATGTTAGAAGTCAAGTAAAACTCTGTGATGCTTTAGACCTGTGAGCtattcatattcaaattttggtatGGCTTCATTCATGAAAACAGATCAGACTATTGCGTACAAAAGGCCAAACAGAACAGCAAAAAACATGTCAGCCCACAGTCCCTCAACAGAAAGGACAATGGTCagtctctactgtctatgagcAGTCCCAGTACtggtgttctccacagcttggaaaaacagaggagtgacaaatttacataacaatttaaaatgcatattcttttgttgtgacaGTGTGTCCTTTTGTATGAGTAGATTGCTCCAACAACAGAAGGGTGGTTCACCCTTCAAAATCTCCTTGTGGAGAACCCTacactacatgtatatgtgtttCAAAAAAGAAAGTGTTGTTCAGTACTTGTATGATGGTCAGATATGTAAATTCAATCTTATCTTCTGATTAGCATCACTTGATTATGTCTTGATGTGttcacatttttaatttgaGTAAAATCAAATTGCAGATGTtataattaaagggacaaagtcacccatttttcatgaattttgtttgatacgagatactacttatattgtttgacatgttgaaagatactgaatgaatggttgaccatgcatatattcaaccccggttttagacacgatacatgaaaccatggcgaagatgaattaatggtcatgaccattaattcattttcacgctggtttcatttaatttgtctaaaaccgggtttgaatatatgcatggtcaaccattcattcagtatctttcaacatgccaaacaatataagtagtatcttgtatcaaacaaaatttatgaaaaatgagcaactttgtccgTTTAAATGGCTCATGTTGTCAGGCCAACAGCCAGTTATAAGACACTGCAGGAGAAGATATTATCAATATTAAAGGTAgttgataatataataataaagagCCTGAAGTTACATTACATAAATGTTAAACTTTACATTGCTTTGTGATATCACATTTACTGTATGACTGCTGAGTCCAGATTAAAACCCTATACATTTTCAGTAAGCGTGATTTGTCCTCGTTAAGGCTAGCCTGCCAGACTTAATCCAAGGACTAATGCAACAGATGCAATTCCCACATCAAGATTACAAATATGCCTGTAACCAGGTAACAAGTTCCAATTATCATTTATTCACAGTTGATAGCAAAAACTATCAATCTATTAAAAACGAGCTCTCAAAGCTTCGAATTCATTGAGAGGACTGTGAAAGTTCTCTGTGAAGTGGAAGTTGGCCCGCAGTTCTTGCTGACTGTATCTGCAACAAATGCACAAggtcagggtcaaaggtcaataagGAGAAAGTTCAAGTCAAAAAAGCAGTAATACTGGGAAATGACCTTCAAGGAAATAAAATCCTAAATTATTGGCTCATTAAGAGTAGAGTGATATAACTCATTTGTTGGAGGTTGGGTTTCAGTGTGCTATGAAAGTAATGTTGTCACTGTCAGTAGTGTCGCAAGGAGACTTTACCTCACGCGGCTTCGCTTTCTGTGTCAGTATGAATCTGTATCATGTATCACAGTGACTGTAGAAATTAATCTCTCAAATGGAAAACTCAGATTGTTGAATGACAAACCTTTCAGTTCTTTTATTGTAATAATGCTTCAGTACAATAATGTAAGTACATTACTGAAGTAGGTTTGCCTTCCAATGGTcctgcattttattcaaacaAGGTGTTATGCACTTTTGATAATTTCTCAATTTCAAATGGTAAGGAGACAGTTCTCATATATCTGCTGTTCACTTTATGTGCATCTAGAAATACTACTACTGTTACTGTTTCTCTCAAAGTGCATCATTGATAGGGATACAAGAATGTCCAAACATATCATAAAAGTAATATAATATACCATTATGACTAGTAATTGAACCAAAAAACTCTAATATCTCTTGAATTTAAAGCGAAGCTGTCATAAATTTTGATTGTTGAAGCCACAGCATGGTTGATAAAGTTGTTTTTGCTCTGACTGTTCAAACCTTTCACCAATGCCAACAACTACGTGAAACTTTTCTGTGCAAAATTATCTGTTTGTTGTAttctataaaataaaaaacaagacAGCTTGTCTACAcaagaaatattcaattttcaacaggTTGCTACCTTCAAAGACTCTTCTTTGCAACTCATTTGCAAGACAGTAGTTCTCTTTGAAGAAAAACATCACATCAGATCCAGACCAGAACATCATATCCAATTTGCTGTGTTCAACTTGCAATTCTTTGTTTgcttgaaatatttcatgtgttgattttaaaaattgattttaaGCAGTGGTCATAAAGGAGGGAAAGGATAAGAAAAATTTGATATTCTGTTTGAGTTTAagaatttttaaagaaaatttaaacaaatttgTACCTACACTGTATGCTGCCAAAAAAAGTGGAGGCATCTGAAAATATTCCCATTTCAACAcaataattaatatttacagaTCTAAGTGTGTATTTCTTAGCAGTGATTATCTTGCCTCTATTAAAATTTTCTGTTGTCGTAAACATTCTTATATCAGCATAATTATCAGATTTTTCCATAGAATTTTTAATACTTTCAAAACTTCAATTTAAATGATGAATGTCTCAATTTTATACACAAAAGAGCAAACACCTATATAAAAATTTAATATAGTGCCACGTGGAACTTGGATTTTAATGTCTCATGCTTTTTCAGAATTATTGAAT
The DNA window shown above is from Ptychodera flava strain L36383 chromosome 5, AS_Pfla_20210202, whole genome shotgun sequence and carries:
- the LOC139132826 gene encoding small ribosomal subunit protein uS10; amino-acid sequence: MSHFKDSGKAPAEEAPIHRIRITLTSRNVKSLEKVCADLIRGAKDKQLRVKGPVRLPTKILRITTRKTPCGEGSKTWDRYQMRIHKRVIDLHSPSEIVKQITSISIEPGVEVEVTIADA